From a single Maniola hyperantus chromosome 3, iAphHyp1.2, whole genome shotgun sequence genomic region:
- the LOC117995692 gene encoding 3-oxoacyl-[acyl-carrier-protein] synthase, mitochondrial: MNSFQHLRKFTKFLPRRRVVVTGLGVVSPLGTGTELAWKNLLKGHCGIVALKEEGYSKLPSRIAGIIPIEPDTDIAKALSKSNLKLMAPATCIALIATSEALKDANWLPESDVDREVTGVTLGMGMIDLKDVCDTNDALKVGYNKVSPFFVPRILPNMAAGQISIKYGFRGPNHAVSTACATGAHSIGDAFRFIRNGDADVMVSGGAEACISPLAIAGFCRLRALSTSFNDKPLKASRPFDKLRDGFVMGEGAAILVLEEYEHALKRNAKMYAEILGYGLSGDAAHITTPREDGSGAILSMNRALQDSAVQPNEISYINAHATSTPVGDGIESIAIRRLFKENIKDMMVSSTKGAHGHLLGAAGNLEAVFTILACHHGIVPQTLNLDDPIDDLNYVANMPQEWPRERRVALKNSFGFGGTNATLCISSI; the protein is encoded by the coding sequence ATGAATTCATTTCAACATTTAcgtaaattcacaaaatttctacCTAGAAGAAGAGTTGTGGTTACAGGCTTGGGTGTAGTTTCACCACTTGGAACAGGAACAGAACTAGCATGGAAGAATCTTCTAAAGGGTCATTGTGGCATAGTAGCACTTAAAGAAGAGGGATATTCTAAATTACCAAGTAGAATAGCAGGAATTATACCCATTGAGCCAGACACTGACATAGCGAAAGCATTGTCCAAGTCAAATTTGAAATTAATGGCACCAGCCACTTGTATAGCACTTATTGCAACTTCTGAAGCATTGAAGGATGCTAACTGGTTGCCAGAATCTGATGTAGATAGAGAAGTGACAGGAGTCACACTTGGTATGGGAATGATAGATCTAAAGGATGTTTGTGATACAAATGATGCCCTAAAAGTAGGTTATAATAAAGTAAGTCCATTTTTCGTGCCAAGGATATTACCAAATATGGCTGCAGGGCAAATAAGTATAAAGTATGGTTTCCGTGGACCTAACCATGCTGTTTCAACAGCTTGTGCAACTGGTGCTCACTCTATCGGTGATGCTTTTAGGTTTATCAGGAATGGTGATGCTGATGTCATGGTCAGTGGTGGTGCAGAGGCTTGTATCAGTCCTTTAGCTATAGCAGGATTTTGTCGCCTTCGAGCCTTGAGCACTTCATTCAATGATAAACCTCTAAAAGCATCTAGACCTTTTGATAAGCTGAGAGATGGGTTTGTTATGGGTGAGGGAGCTGCCATCTTAGTTTTAGAAGAATATGAACATGCTTTGAAAAGAAATGCAAAAATGTATGCTGAAATATTGGGATATGGTTTGTCTGGGGATGCTGCTCACATTACTACTCCTAGAGAAGATGGCAGTGGTGCCATTTTATCAATGAACAGAGCACTCCAAGATAGTGCAGTACAGCCTAATGAAATCTCATACATAAATGCACATGCTACTTCTACACCAGTAGGGGATGGTATTGAATCCATAGCTATAAGAAgactttttaaagaaaatattaaagacATGATGGTATCTTCTACAAAAGGGGCACATGGACATTTATTAGGTGCTGCTGGCAATTTAGAAGCAGTCTTTACAATACTAGCTTGCCATCATGGGATAGTACCGCAAACCTTGAATCTGGATGATCCGATTGATGATTTAAATTATGTTGCTAATATGCCACAGGAATGGCCTAGAGAAAGAAGAGTTGCATTGAAAAATTCTTTTGGGTTTGGTGGTACAAATGCAACACTGTGTATATCTAGTATTTGA
- the LOC117995702 gene encoding neuferricin: MSMIKSLKTGLKYVVLTTSVVIGAILYEQIRFPKSTNEVPRKNIFSVEELSTYNGIQQDKLYLAVVGNVFDVTLGNKHYMKGSSYHYFIGKDGTRALVTGNFKDESSDKDHVLDLPCNDLLTILHWRQTFKQKYTYIGLLIGRYYDENGAETSYMNELKQRLKQCRIEKEEAKKQEQLYPPCNMAWTEEEGAKVWCTKSSGGVVRDWVGVPRQMYTPGQEKPLCVCVNIDKINSSQLKEYHDCPNTSAECLVVER; this comes from the exons ATGTCTATGATAAAAAGTTTGAAAACGGGTTTAAAGTATGTAGTGCTTACTACATCAGTAGTTATTGGAGCCATATTGTATGAACAAATCCGATTTCCAAAAAGTACAAATGAAGTTCCAAGGAAGAACATATTTTCTGTAGAAGAATTATCAACGTATAATGGAATTCAGCAAGATAAACTGTATTTGGCTGTCGTCGGGAACGTATTCGATGTTACTCTTGGCAATAAACATTATATGAAAGGATCGtcgtatcattattttattg ggAAGGATGGAACAAGAGCTCTGGTCACCGGCAATTTTAAAGATGAAAGCAGTGACAAAGACCATGTACTTGACCTCCCTTGTAATGATCTCCTTACCATATTGCATTGGAGGCagacttttaaacaaaaatatacatatattg GTTTACTAATCGGTAGATACTATGATGAAAATGGTGCAGAAACCTCATACATGAATGAGTTAAAGCAAAGACTTAAGCAGTGTAGAATAGAAAAAGAGGAAGCCAAAAAACAGGAACAATTGTATCCACCATGTAATATGGCTTGGACTGAGGAGGAGGGTGCTAAAGTATGGTGTACAAAGTCAAG tGGTGGTGTAGTAAGAGACTGGGTGGGAGTGCCACGTCAAATGTATACACCTGGGCAAGAGAAACCTCTATGTGTTTGTGTGAATATTGATAAGATAAACTCTAGTCAGCTGAAAGAGTACCATGATTGTCCAAACACTTCTGCAGAATGCCTCGTTGTtgaaagataa
- the tant gene encoding protein tantalus yields the protein MELSRLDTELPHKMAHLDIMELGDSSSQNVVPESSVRLLRKRKSLAPEPSKSTNRRVSMKPRKHNLSETANPKQIEALYRNKKVKTLTQTLETIYEEPKSSSSDSDPFIGNRKIKRLLTFQVGSHYTKEKIKKRRAKIKKLLGNKSFLNRKKIPMDVFLKTIECLELDEVVHSQSKTEESNSV from the exons ATGGAACTATCCAG attagacaCAGAGCTACCACATAAAATGGCACATTTGGATATTATGGAATTGGGAGACTCTAGTTCACAAAATGTTGTACCAGAGTCAAGTGTGCGTTTGTTAAGAAAACGAAAGTCACTGGCCCCTGAGCCCAGTAAATCCACAAATCGTCGAGTCAGTATGAAACCCAGGAAACACAATTTATCTGAAACTGCTAACCCCAAACAAATTGAGGCATTGTATCGTAATAAAAAAGTCAAAACACTAACACAAACTTTAGAGACTATATATGAAGAACCTAAGTCCAGTAGTTCGGACTCTGATCCATTTATTGGGAATCGAAAAATAAAAAGACTATTGACATTCCAAGTAGGCAGCCATTATACCAAAGAAAAGATAAAGAAACGTCGGGCAAAAATCAAGAAACTCCTTGGTAACAAATCATTCCTTAATAGAAAGAAAATACCAATGgatgtttttttgaaaactattGAATGTTTAGAATTAGATGAAGTAGTGCACTCTCAGAGTAAAACTGAGGAAAGTAACTCTGTATGA